In a single window of the Heterodontus francisci isolate sHetFra1 chromosome 35, sHetFra1.hap1, whole genome shotgun sequence genome:
- the LOC137350568 gene encoding zinc finger protein 271-like → MEKPWKCGDCGKGFRSPSQLEIHRRSHTGEKPFTCSVCGKGFTHSSPLLSHQRSHTLEQPFTCSVCQKGFTTASNLFAHQRVHTGEKPFTCSVCQKGFTTSSNLLTHQRVHTGEKPFTCSVCGKGFTQTSQLTEHQLVHTDERPFKCPDCGKSFKSSRHLLNHQRTHTGERPFPCTVCGKAFPRLFNLQQHQQVHTDERPFKCPHCEKSFKSSNDLLQHQYTHSGNRPFTCSVCEKTFNRPSNLLKHQRIHTGERPFTCSVCGKGFTQSSNLTEHQLVHTDQRPFQCPDCEKSFKSSNDLLKHRRTHSGERPFPCSVCGKRFTQSSNLLQHQRVHM, encoded by the coding sequence atggagaaaccatggaaatgtggggactgtggaaagggattcagatctccatcccagctggaaatacatcgacgcagtcacactggggagaagcctttcacctgctcagtgtgtgggaagggattcactcactcatcacccctgCTGTCACACCAGCGAAGTCACACTCTGGAACAACCTTTCACCTGTTCCGTGTGTCAGAAAGGATTTACAACTGCCTCCAATCTATtcgcacaccagcgagttcacactggggagaagccattcactTGCTCCGTCTGTCAGAAAGGATTCACAACTTCATCAAACcttttgacacaccagcgagttcacactggggagaagccatttacctgctccgtgtgtgggaagggattcactcagacatcccagctcactgaacatcaacttgttcacactgatgagagaccttttaaatgtcctgaCTGTGGGAAGAGTTTTAAAAGCTCAAGGCATCTGCTAaaccaccaacgcactcacactggggagaggccattcccctGCACTGTGTGTGGGAAAGCATTTCCTCGGTTATTCAATCTGCAGCaacaccaacaagttcacactgatgagagaccttttaaatgtcctcactgtgagaagagctttaaaagcagcaaTGATCTACTGCAGCACCAATACACTCACTCTGGGaataggccattcacctgctccgtgtgtgagaAGACATTTAATCGCCCATCCAACTTGCTGAAACAccaacgaattcacactggggagagaccattcacctgctccgtgtgtgggaagggattcactcagtcatccaacctcactgaacatcaacttgttcacactgatcagagaccttttcaatgtcctgactgtgagaagagctttaaaagcagtaatgatctgctgaaacaccgacgcactcactctggggagaggccgttcccctgctccgtgtgtgggaagagattcactcagtcatccaatctgctgcaacatcagcgagttcacatgtga